Proteins found in one Oenanthe melanoleuca isolate GR-GAL-2019-014 chromosome 24, OMel1.0, whole genome shotgun sequence genomic segment:
- the DRD2 gene encoding D(2) dopamine receptor isoform X1, with the protein MDPLNLSWYDGDRNWSRALNASEAAQKPHYNYYAVLLALLIFVIVFGNVLVCMAVSRERALQTTTNYLIVSLAVADLLVATLCMPWVVYLEVVGEWRFSRIHCDIFVTLDVMMCTASILNLCAISIDRYTAVAMPMLYNTRYSSKRRVTVMIAVVWVLSFAISCPLLFGLNNTDEKECIIGNPAFVVYSSIVSFYVPFMVTLLVYVQIYIVLRRRRKRVSTKRSSHVLDSDTQAPLKDKCTHPEDVKLCTVIVKSNGSFQVNKRKVEAESHIEEMEMEMVSSTSPPEKTALKPTAPSNHQLIVPVASNRGNNSTLQAPLSSPGKVEKNGHAKESHHTARVFEIHSLPNGKTRNLLKAVIRRKLSQQKEKKATQMLAIVLGVFIICWLPFFITHILNMHCDCNIPPAMYSAFTWLGYVNSAVNPIIYTTFNIEFRKAFMKILHC; encoded by the exons ATGGATCCCCTCAACCTCTCGTGGTACGACGGGGACAGGAACTGGAGCAGGGCCCTGAACGCGTCGGAGGCGGCGCAGAAGCCGCACTACAATTACTACGCCGTGCTGCTCGCCCTCCTCATCTTCGTCATCGTCTTTGGCAACGTCCTGGTGTGCATGGCAGTGTCCAGGGAGAGAGCCCTGCAGACCACCACCAACTACCTGATTGTCAGCCTGGCCGTGGCCGACCTGCTGGTGGCCACGCTCTGCATGCCCTGGGTGGTGTACCTGGAG GTGGTCGGGGAGTGGCGGTTCAGTCGCATCCACTGCGACATCTTTGTCACCCTGGACGTCATGATGTGCACTGCCAGCATCCTCAACCTCTGTGCCATCAGCATTGACAG GTACACGGCCGTGGCCATGCCCATGCTCTACAACACCCGCTACAGCTCCAAGCGCCGGGTCACCGTCATGATCGCCGTGGTCTGGGTGCTCTCCTTTGCCATCTCCTGCCCGCTCCTCTTCGGCCTCAACAACACAG ATGAGAAGGAGTGCATCATCGGCAACCCTGCCTTCGTGGTGTACTCGTCCATCGTGTCCTTCTACGTGCCCTTCATGGTGACGCTGCTGGTGTACGTGCAGATCTACATCGTGCTGCGGCGCCGCAGGAAGCGCGTCAGCACCAAGCGCAGCAGCCACGTGCTGGACTCGGACACGCAGGCACCCCTCAAG GACAAATGCACTCATCCAGAAGACGTCAAGCTCTGCACAGTTATTGTGAAGTCCAATGGGAGCTTCCAAGTTAATAAGCGCAAAGTG GAGGCAGAGAGTCACATAGAAGAGATGGAAATGGAGATGGTGTCCAGTACCAGTCCCCCTGAGAAAACGGCCCTCAAACCCACAGCACCAAGTAACCACCAGTTGATTGTGCCAGTTGCTTCTAATCGGGGCAACAACTCTACCCTGCAGGCacccctgagcagccctgggaaggtgGAGAAGAATGGCCATGCCAAAGAATCCCACCACACAGCCAGGGTCTTCGAGATCCACTCCCTGCCCAATGGCAAGACGAGGAACTTGCTCAAGGCCGTGATCAGGAGGAAGCTGTCCcagcagaaggagaagaaagccACCCAGATGCTGGCCATCGTGCTCG GTGTTTTCATCATCTGCTGGCTCCCCTTCTTCATCACTCACATCCTGAACATGCACTGCGACTGCAACATCCCCCCGGCCATGTACAGCGCCTTCACATGGCTCGGCTACGTCAACAGCGCTGTCAACCCGATTATCTACACCACCTTCAACATCGAGTTCCGCAAGGCTTTCATGAAGATCCTCCACTGCTAA
- the DRD2 gene encoding D(2) dopamine receptor isoform X3 yields MDPLNLSWYDGDRNWSRALNASEAAQKPHYNYYAVLLALLIFVIVFGNVLVCMAVSRERALQTTTNYLIVSLAVADLLVATLCMPWVVYLEVVGEWRFSRIHCDIFVTLDVMMCTASILNLCAISIDRYTAVAMPMLYNTRYSSKRRVTVMIAVVWVLSFAISCPLLFGLNNTDEKECIIGNPAFVVYSSIVSFYVPFMVTLLVYVQIYIVLRRRRKRVSTKRSSHVLDSDTQAPLKAPLSSPGKVEKNGHAKESHHTARVFEIHSLPNGKTRNLLKAVIRRKLSQQKEKKATQMLAIVLGVFIICWLPFFITHILNMHCDCNIPPAMYSAFTWLGYVNSAVNPIIYTTFNIEFRKAFMKILHC; encoded by the exons ATGGATCCCCTCAACCTCTCGTGGTACGACGGGGACAGGAACTGGAGCAGGGCCCTGAACGCGTCGGAGGCGGCGCAGAAGCCGCACTACAATTACTACGCCGTGCTGCTCGCCCTCCTCATCTTCGTCATCGTCTTTGGCAACGTCCTGGTGTGCATGGCAGTGTCCAGGGAGAGAGCCCTGCAGACCACCACCAACTACCTGATTGTCAGCCTGGCCGTGGCCGACCTGCTGGTGGCCACGCTCTGCATGCCCTGGGTGGTGTACCTGGAG GTGGTCGGGGAGTGGCGGTTCAGTCGCATCCACTGCGACATCTTTGTCACCCTGGACGTCATGATGTGCACTGCCAGCATCCTCAACCTCTGTGCCATCAGCATTGACAG GTACACGGCCGTGGCCATGCCCATGCTCTACAACACCCGCTACAGCTCCAAGCGCCGGGTCACCGTCATGATCGCCGTGGTCTGGGTGCTCTCCTTTGCCATCTCCTGCCCGCTCCTCTTCGGCCTCAACAACACAG ATGAGAAGGAGTGCATCATCGGCAACCCTGCCTTCGTGGTGTACTCGTCCATCGTGTCCTTCTACGTGCCCTTCATGGTGACGCTGCTGGTGTACGTGCAGATCTACATCGTGCTGCGGCGCCGCAGGAAGCGCGTCAGCACCAAGCGCAGCAGCCACGTGCTGGACTCGGACACGCAGGCACCCCTCAAG GCacccctgagcagccctgggaaggtgGAGAAGAATGGCCATGCCAAAGAATCCCACCACACAGCCAGGGTCTTCGAGATCCACTCCCTGCCCAATGGCAAGACGAGGAACTTGCTCAAGGCCGTGATCAGGAGGAAGCTGTCCcagcagaaggagaagaaagccACCCAGATGCTGGCCATCGTGCTCG GTGTTTTCATCATCTGCTGGCTCCCCTTCTTCATCACTCACATCCTGAACATGCACTGCGACTGCAACATCCCCCCGGCCATGTACAGCGCCTTCACATGGCTCGGCTACGTCAACAGCGCTGTCAACCCGATTATCTACACCACCTTCAACATCGAGTTCCGCAAGGCTTTCATGAAGATCCTCCACTGCTAA
- the DRD2 gene encoding D(2) dopamine receptor isoform X2 — protein MDPLNLSWYDGDRNWSRALNASEAAQKPHYNYYAVLLALLIFVIVFGNVLVCMAVSRERALQTTTNYLIVSLAVADLLVATLCMPWVVYLEVVGEWRFSRIHCDIFVTLDVMMCTASILNLCAISIDRYTAVAMPMLYNTRYSSKRRVTVMIAVVWVLSFAISCPLLFGLNNTDEKECIIGNPAFVVYSSIVSFYVPFMVTLLVYVQIYIVLRRRRKRVSTKRSSHVLDSDTQAPLKDKCTHPEDVKLCTVIVKSNGSFQVNKRKVAPLSSPGKVEKNGHAKESHHTARVFEIHSLPNGKTRNLLKAVIRRKLSQQKEKKATQMLAIVLGVFIICWLPFFITHILNMHCDCNIPPAMYSAFTWLGYVNSAVNPIIYTTFNIEFRKAFMKILHC, from the exons ATGGATCCCCTCAACCTCTCGTGGTACGACGGGGACAGGAACTGGAGCAGGGCCCTGAACGCGTCGGAGGCGGCGCAGAAGCCGCACTACAATTACTACGCCGTGCTGCTCGCCCTCCTCATCTTCGTCATCGTCTTTGGCAACGTCCTGGTGTGCATGGCAGTGTCCAGGGAGAGAGCCCTGCAGACCACCACCAACTACCTGATTGTCAGCCTGGCCGTGGCCGACCTGCTGGTGGCCACGCTCTGCATGCCCTGGGTGGTGTACCTGGAG GTGGTCGGGGAGTGGCGGTTCAGTCGCATCCACTGCGACATCTTTGTCACCCTGGACGTCATGATGTGCACTGCCAGCATCCTCAACCTCTGTGCCATCAGCATTGACAG GTACACGGCCGTGGCCATGCCCATGCTCTACAACACCCGCTACAGCTCCAAGCGCCGGGTCACCGTCATGATCGCCGTGGTCTGGGTGCTCTCCTTTGCCATCTCCTGCCCGCTCCTCTTCGGCCTCAACAACACAG ATGAGAAGGAGTGCATCATCGGCAACCCTGCCTTCGTGGTGTACTCGTCCATCGTGTCCTTCTACGTGCCCTTCATGGTGACGCTGCTGGTGTACGTGCAGATCTACATCGTGCTGCGGCGCCGCAGGAAGCGCGTCAGCACCAAGCGCAGCAGCCACGTGCTGGACTCGGACACGCAGGCACCCCTCAAG GACAAATGCACTCATCCAGAAGACGTCAAGCTCTGCACAGTTATTGTGAAGTCCAATGGGAGCTTCCAAGTTAATAAGCGCAAAGTG GCacccctgagcagccctgggaaggtgGAGAAGAATGGCCATGCCAAAGAATCCCACCACACAGCCAGGGTCTTCGAGATCCACTCCCTGCCCAATGGCAAGACGAGGAACTTGCTCAAGGCCGTGATCAGGAGGAAGCTGTCCcagcagaaggagaagaaagccACCCAGATGCTGGCCATCGTGCTCG GTGTTTTCATCATCTGCTGGCTCCCCTTCTTCATCACTCACATCCTGAACATGCACTGCGACTGCAACATCCCCCCGGCCATGTACAGCGCCTTCACATGGCTCGGCTACGTCAACAGCGCTGTCAACCCGATTATCTACACCACCTTCAACATCGAGTTCCGCAAGGCTTTCATGAAGATCCTCCACTGCTAA